A DNA window from Macadamia integrifolia cultivar HAES 741 chromosome 4, SCU_Mint_v3, whole genome shotgun sequence contains the following coding sequences:
- the LOC122075356 gene encoding indole-3-acetic acid-amido synthetase GH3.17-like isoform X1, with the protein MLLKSCDPNDREGSMKLVEDLTMNANQVQKQILHEILTQNADTEYLRGFLGSGDSFHRELFKKRVPIVNYDDIKPYIERIANGEPSQIISAQPISELLTSSGTSGGQPKLMPSTAEDLDRKTFLYNLLVPVMNQYMDGLDQGKGMYLLFIKPEIKTPSGLMARPVLTSYYKSSNFRNRPFNRFNVYTSPDETILCPDNQQSMYCQLLCGLIQREEVLRVGAVFASALLRAIKFIEDNWQELCSNIRTGHVSDWITDSICRNAVLNILRQHNPELADLIESECKAKSWEGIIKRLWPRTKYVDVIVTGSMAQYVSTLDFYSGGLPLVSTMYASSECYFGINLNPLSEPSNVSYTLLPNMAYFEFLPVNKKHGEEGERDTCDVSSEMNCSKKEDKEVGEEKGEAVDLIQVEPGHYYELIVTTFSGLYRYRVGDILMVTGFHNNAPQFRFVHRQNVVLSIDTDKTNEDDLLMAVTEAKQLLDPLGFLLTEYTSYADTSSIPGHYVLFWELKSRRGNPDQKLPEMDRNVMEECCYTVEQSLDYVYRRCRSKDKSIGALEIRVVRQGTFDALMDFCVSQGSSVNQYKTPRCVKSGEAIEILDSRVVGRFMTKRIPFWEPYGIDTIS; encoded by the exons ATGTTGCTGAAAAGTTGTGATCCTAATGACAGAGAAGGTAGTATGAAGCTTGTGGAGGACCTGACCATGAATGCCAACCAAGTACAGAAACAGATACTACATGAAATACTAACACAAAATGCAGATACAGAGTATCTAAGGGGCTTTCTCGGCAGTGGTGACAGCTTCCATAGGGAGCTCTTCAAAAAGAGGGTTCCCATTGTGAACTATGATGATATCAAGCCATATATTGAGCGAATTGCCAACGGAGAGCCATCACAGATCATTTCAGCTCAACCCATTTCTGAGCTTCTAACTAG CTCGGGGACTTCAGGAGGACAGCCAAAGTTAATGCCATCAACCGCAGAAGACTTGGATAGAAAAACATTCTTGTACAACCTCCTTGTTCCTGTTATGAACCA GTATATGGATGGCCTGGACCAAGGAAAAGGGATGTATCTCCTGTTTATAAAACCAGAAATTAAGACCCCCTCTGGTTTAATGGCGAGACCGGTACTAACCAGCTACTATAAGAGCAGTAACTTCAGAAACCGGCCTTTCAACAGGTTTAATGTGTACACAAGCCCGGATGAGACCATCTTGTGTCCAGACAACCagcagagcatgtactgccaacTGCTCTGTGGTTTGATCCAGAGAGAGGAGGTGCTTAGGGTGGGGGCAGTCTTTGCTTCTGCATTACTAAGAGCAATCAAATTCATAGAAGATAACTGGCAAGAGCTATGCTCCAACATAAGGACGGGCCATGTCAGTGACTGGATAACAGATTCCATTTGCAGAAACGCAGTACTAAACATCCTCAGGCAACACAATCCAGAGTTGGCCGATTTGATCGAGTCTGAATGCAAGGCCAAATCTTGGGAAGGGATCATCAAGAGGCTGTGGCCGAGAACAAAGTATGTTGATGTTATAGTAACAGGGTCGATGGCTCAATACGTCTCCACCCTTGATTTTTACAGTGGTGGGCTGCCTCTGGTCTCAACGATGTATGCTTCATCAGAATGCTACTTTGGTATCAATCTCAATCCTCTAAGTGAACCATCAAATGTCTCCTATACACTCCTACCCAACATGGCCTACTTTGAGTTCCTTCCTGTCAACAAAAAGCATGGAGAAGAGGGTGAACGAGACACATGTGATGTGTCCTCAGAGATGAATTGCTCGAAAAAGGAGGACAAGGAGGTAGGGGAAGAAAAGGGTGAAGCTGTCGATCTTATACAAGTGGAGCCCGGTCACTATTATGAACTCATTGTCACCACTTTCTCAG GGCTATACAGGTACAGAGTGGGAGACATTCTAATGGTGACAGGATTCCACAACAATGCCCCACAGTTCCGATTCGTACACAGACAGAATGTGGTGCTAAGCATCGACACTGACAAGACCAACGAAGACGACCTGTTGATGGCAGTAACAGAAGCGAAGCAACTCCTCGACCCACTGGGCTTTCTCCTCACCGAGTACACCAGCTACGCAGACACATCGTCAATCCCAGGTCACTATGTGCTCTTCTGGGAGCTCAAATCCAGGAGAGGGAACCCGGATCAGAAACTTCCAGAGATGGACAGGAACGTGATGGAAGAATGTTGCTATACAGTGGAACAGTCGCTAGATTACGTATACAGGAGGTGTAGGAGCAAAGACAAGTCGATTGGGGCGTTGGAGATAAGGGTGGTGAGGCAGGGCACGTTCGATGCGCTCATGGATTTCTGCGTTTCTCAGGGTTCTTCTGTAAATCAATACAAGACGCCCAGGTGTGTGAAGTCCGGCGAAGCAATCGAGATTTTGGATTCTAGAGTGGTTGGTAGATTTATGACTAAGAGAATCCCTTTCTGGGAACCTTACGGAATAGACACAATAAGCTAA
- the LOC122075356 gene encoding indole-3-acetic acid-amido synthetase GH3.17-like isoform X2 produces MLLKSCDPNDREGSMKLVEDLTMNANQVQKQILHEILTQNADTEYLRGFLGSGDSFHRELFKKRVPIVNYDDIKPYIERIANGEPSQIISAQPISELLTSSGTSGGQPKLMPSTAEDLDRKTFLYNLLVPVMNQFNVYTSPDETILCPDNQQSMYCQLLCGLIQREEVLRVGAVFASALLRAIKFIEDNWQELCSNIRTGHVSDWITDSICRNAVLNILRQHNPELADLIESECKAKSWEGIIKRLWPRTKYVDVIVTGSMAQYVSTLDFYSGGLPLVSTMYASSECYFGINLNPLSEPSNVSYTLLPNMAYFEFLPVNKKHGEEGERDTCDVSSEMNCSKKEDKEVGEEKGEAVDLIQVEPGHYYELIVTTFSGLYRYRVGDILMVTGFHNNAPQFRFVHRQNVVLSIDTDKTNEDDLLMAVTEAKQLLDPLGFLLTEYTSYADTSSIPGHYVLFWELKSRRGNPDQKLPEMDRNVMEECCYTVEQSLDYVYRRCRSKDKSIGALEIRVVRQGTFDALMDFCVSQGSSVNQYKTPRCVKSGEAIEILDSRVVGRFMTKRIPFWEPYGIDTIS; encoded by the exons ATGTTGCTGAAAAGTTGTGATCCTAATGACAGAGAAGGTAGTATGAAGCTTGTGGAGGACCTGACCATGAATGCCAACCAAGTACAGAAACAGATACTACATGAAATACTAACACAAAATGCAGATACAGAGTATCTAAGGGGCTTTCTCGGCAGTGGTGACAGCTTCCATAGGGAGCTCTTCAAAAAGAGGGTTCCCATTGTGAACTATGATGATATCAAGCCATATATTGAGCGAATTGCCAACGGAGAGCCATCACAGATCATTTCAGCTCAACCCATTTCTGAGCTTCTAACTAG CTCGGGGACTTCAGGAGGACAGCCAAAGTTAATGCCATCAACCGCAGAAGACTTGGATAGAAAAACATTCTTGTACAACCTCCTTGTTCCTGTTATGAACCA GTTTAATGTGTACACAAGCCCGGATGAGACCATCTTGTGTCCAGACAACCagcagagcatgtactgccaacTGCTCTGTGGTTTGATCCAGAGAGAGGAGGTGCTTAGGGTGGGGGCAGTCTTTGCTTCTGCATTACTAAGAGCAATCAAATTCATAGAAGATAACTGGCAAGAGCTATGCTCCAACATAAGGACGGGCCATGTCAGTGACTGGATAACAGATTCCATTTGCAGAAACGCAGTACTAAACATCCTCAGGCAACACAATCCAGAGTTGGCCGATTTGATCGAGTCTGAATGCAAGGCCAAATCTTGGGAAGGGATCATCAAGAGGCTGTGGCCGAGAACAAAGTATGTTGATGTTATAGTAACAGGGTCGATGGCTCAATACGTCTCCACCCTTGATTTTTACAGTGGTGGGCTGCCTCTGGTCTCAACGATGTATGCTTCATCAGAATGCTACTTTGGTATCAATCTCAATCCTCTAAGTGAACCATCAAATGTCTCCTATACACTCCTACCCAACATGGCCTACTTTGAGTTCCTTCCTGTCAACAAAAAGCATGGAGAAGAGGGTGAACGAGACACATGTGATGTGTCCTCAGAGATGAATTGCTCGAAAAAGGAGGACAAGGAGGTAGGGGAAGAAAAGGGTGAAGCTGTCGATCTTATACAAGTGGAGCCCGGTCACTATTATGAACTCATTGTCACCACTTTCTCAG GGCTATACAGGTACAGAGTGGGAGACATTCTAATGGTGACAGGATTCCACAACAATGCCCCACAGTTCCGATTCGTACACAGACAGAATGTGGTGCTAAGCATCGACACTGACAAGACCAACGAAGACGACCTGTTGATGGCAGTAACAGAAGCGAAGCAACTCCTCGACCCACTGGGCTTTCTCCTCACCGAGTACACCAGCTACGCAGACACATCGTCAATCCCAGGTCACTATGTGCTCTTCTGGGAGCTCAAATCCAGGAGAGGGAACCCGGATCAGAAACTTCCAGAGATGGACAGGAACGTGATGGAAGAATGTTGCTATACAGTGGAACAGTCGCTAGATTACGTATACAGGAGGTGTAGGAGCAAAGACAAGTCGATTGGGGCGTTGGAGATAAGGGTGGTGAGGCAGGGCACGTTCGATGCGCTCATGGATTTCTGCGTTTCTCAGGGTTCTTCTGTAAATCAATACAAGACGCCCAGGTGTGTGAAGTCCGGCGAAGCAATCGAGATTTTGGATTCTAGAGTGGTTGGTAGATTTATGACTAAGAGAATCCCTTTCTGGGAACCTTACGGAATAGACACAATAAGCTAA